Sequence from the Coxiella endosymbiont of Amblyomma sculptum genome:
GCTCTTGCTGCCAAATTTCCACGAAAATCATCTTTTGCGGGGATACGTGCCAAAACATAAGGGACAGGTTTACCGTCAATTAAAATAATTCTTTTGTCCCCGCCTTCTTTAATAGAAGGAATAAATTGTTGAGCCATAACAAGACGTTTTCCATTATTTGTCATGTTATCAATGATAACGATAGTATTTGGATCCTGCGTGGTTATTCGAAAAATCGACTGTCCCGACATAGACCCAAGCGGCTTTATGACAATTTTTTTGTGTTCTTGGAGAAATGTTTGTAATAAATTTTTTTGAGATGTAACCAACGTTCTTGGTATACATTGAGGAAACCAACTTGCAAACAATTTTTCATTGGCGTTACGTAAACTTTTTGGTTTATTTACCACCAATAGCCCTTTTTTTTCAGCTATTTCCAATAGATAAGTTAAGTAAATATAAGACATATTGAATGGTGGATTTTTTCGCATAAGAAAAATATCGAGATCATTCAAGGATTGAATACGCAAATCACTCAATTCAAACCAAGAAGAAGCATTGTCTTTCACCCAAAGACGTTGCATAAAAGCAAATACTGTTCCATTCTGCAAAAAAATACCAGACGACTGCATATAATAGAGCTCGTAGTTTCTCGTTTGAAACGCCAATAACATTGCAAAGCTTGTGTCTTTATAGATACAAATATCAGAAATGGGATCCATAAGAATACCAACTTTCATTGCGATTTACTCTACTTTATTAAATTTGCGATTCGCTTCACGAGCCGCCGCTAATGCAGCCAATCGCGCAATTACATTATAAACGTAAAAGTGATTCGTGCTGCAAGAAGCTGTACAAAATTTCATAGGGATAAAACGCATCCCCGGAGTGTTCAAATTTTCATTAGTTCCCCGATTTTCGTGAATACGGTAAAAACCTCCTATTACATGACGACCAAACAAATAAACAACAGGTTCAGCTACTGAGTTTTTCTCTCCCGCTGTTTCAAAAGAATAAACGCCTTCCTGGACAATCGCTTTAGTGATAGGGACCCCACCTTTTGAAGCAGACATTTGGGTTCGTTGTTTGCGGTTTAGATGGTATAAAATCTTAGGATTTTGAATCATCATTACTCCTATTCCATAAGTACCGGAATCCGCTTTAACGACTAGAAATGGATTTTCAGTAATGTTGTATTGAACGTATTTTTCTTTAACGGATTGCAGCACACTTTCAGATCGACTGACAAGACACTCCGCACCTTCCTTTTTAAGGAAATTTATTTCAGAACATTGATCAAAAAGAACACTGATTAGCCACGGATCGATATTTATAAGAGATGCGAATTGTTCAGAAACAGTCTTATAAATTTTGGAGTGCTTTGATTTTAATCGAGTCGCCCAACCGAGACATGGGGTAGGTATGATTTTCTGATTGAGATTTTGGAAAATATCAGGAACATGACCAGACAAATCGTTATTCAGAATGATGCAGCGCGGAAAAAAATCTCGTACTCCCATCCGATCTCCTTTTCGTTCTAGAGGTTCAATTCGAAGTCTGCGTCCTGAAGGCAGATCCATTTGAATTGTTTTCAATGAAAAAGTACCGACACGTATTTCAAATTTTGCATTCCTTAAAATTTCTAGAAACACCGCTAAACTTTCAAAATAATAGATATTTCGGGAATGGTTTTCTGGAATGATAAGAAAATCTGCAGTTCCGGGGCAAATCTCCGCTATAGTATTTTGTATAGCTTTAGTATAGAAAGACATATAGCTTGGATGTAAATTGTTAAATCCAGAAGGAAACAGATTAGTATCCACAGGTGCCAATTTAAATCCTGAATTTCGTATGTCTATGGATGTATACAAGAGAGGCGGAGTTTGCAGCCATTGTCTATAAAACCACTTCTCAATATCGATTTTTCGGTTAAGAAAACATTCTTTTATAATCTTCAAAGAAGAGAAAGATTTTGATGATGCGGTTCTTAAGTTGAGAGACATGAGCTGTTTCTGTTATGATGTTTTGATTTGCTTTACGGCAGAAGAGGGGGTACGCCATCAAAAATCTAAAAAAAATTCAGGCTTGCAATCCCAACAAACTTTGTGCATTGATTTTCCTCGTTAGAATTTATTGATTATGGCCGGTGAAATATTTTTCAGTTTAACACAGAGTTTTGATTAAGTGATAGACACAAACGTTCGGTTTTATTAGGATGATAGTATGGGGACTCTAATTTCATTGGGTTTTTCTATTGAAAGTATCTTTATTCTAAGGCATTTTTTCGCATAGAGGATGCATGAGATTTACTTTTTGGTGAATCGACATCTTTCTGGTAAATCTGGGGCGTGACGGTGAAACAAAAA
This genomic interval carries:
- the gshB gene encoding glutathione synthase, encoding MKVGILMDPISDICIYKDTSFAMLLAFQTRNYELYYMQSSGIFLQNGTVFAFMQRLWVKDNASSWFELSDLRIQSLNDLDIFLMRKNPPFNMSYIYLTYLLEIAEKKGLLVVNKPKSLRNANEKLFASWFPQCIPRTLVTSQKNLLQTFLQEHKKIVIKPLGSMSGQSIFRITTQDPNTIVIIDNMTNNGKRLVMAQQFIPSIKEGGDKRIILIDGKPVPYVLARIPAKDDFRGNLAARARGEGRELTDRDRWICQQVGPTLSQAGLWFVGLDVIGNYLTEINVTSPTGVRELESQFDINIMDSFIDFLEEKLIVRTMFSTNISQND
- the gshA gene encoding glutamate--cysteine ligase, whose translation is MSLNLRTASSKSFSSLKIIKECFLNRKIDIEKWFYRQWLQTPPLLYTSIDIRNSGFKLAPVDTNLFPSGFNNLHPSYMSFYTKAIQNTIAEICPGTADFLIIPENHSRNIYYFESLAVFLEILRNAKFEIRVGTFSLKTIQMDLPSGRRLRIEPLERKGDRMGVRDFFPRCIILNNDLSGHVPDIFQNLNQKIIPTPCLGWATRLKSKHSKIYKTVSEQFASLINIDPWLISVLFDQCSEINFLKKEGAECLVSRSESVLQSVKEKYVQYNITENPFLVVKADSGTYGIGVMMIQNPKILYHLNRKQRTQMSASKGGVPITKAIVQEGVYSFETAGEKNSVAEPVVYLFGRHVIGGFYRIHENRGTNENLNTPGMRFIPMKFCTASCSTNHFYVYNVIARLAALAAAREANRKFNKVE